The Sandaracinaceae bacterium genome contains a region encoding:
- the eat gene encoding ethanolamine permease produces the protein MTAGPEAPREGGQHEGQRPGAAPPDGVHHEGVHYEDVEAGYFEARQLKRWAGPWSLWALGVGAVISGDFFGWQFGLTHGGFGGMLLATGVMSVMYAGLCFSIAEMSAALPHAGGAYSFARSAMGPWGGYVTGLAENMEYVLTPAVIVVGVGGYLQAILGTPEAYQPLLWLGCYVVFVGLNIAGAAASFRTTLVITLMALGILLVFWMGAAPLARVEHALDIPPDPAAASGSTFLPAGALGVLRALPFAMWFFLAIEELPLAAEEAIDPVRDMPRALGSGLLTLVVAAFLTLGLNSAIAPGAAALAQTQEPLLVGLRTIFGAGASSSVLALVAVVGLMASFHGIVFAYGRQIYSLSRAGYFPRALSLTHPTRQTPHVALVVGAALGFAVACVIRALGTGSPVGAVLLNMAVFGAVLSYVLQMLSYVLLRTKHPQLPRPYRSPLGLAGAVVALLVSLLTLVALFVSDPVYRKVVLGAAVWYAAGLLYFALFARHRLVLAPEELAARQRERDTP, from the coding sequence GTGACCGCAGGCCCGGAGGCGCCGCGCGAAGGCGGGCAGCATGAAGGCCAGCGACCCGGAGCTGCGCCGCCCGACGGCGTCCACCACGAGGGCGTGCACTACGAAGACGTCGAGGCCGGCTACTTCGAGGCCCGCCAGCTGAAGCGCTGGGCCGGCCCGTGGTCGCTCTGGGCGCTGGGTGTCGGCGCCGTCATCTCGGGCGACTTCTTTGGGTGGCAATTCGGCCTGACCCACGGGGGCTTCGGCGGGATGCTGCTCGCCACGGGTGTGATGAGCGTGATGTACGCCGGGCTGTGCTTCAGCATCGCGGAGATGTCCGCGGCGCTGCCTCATGCGGGCGGCGCCTACTCGTTCGCGCGCTCGGCCATGGGCCCGTGGGGCGGCTACGTCACTGGCCTCGCCGAGAACATGGAGTACGTGCTCACCCCGGCGGTGATCGTGGTCGGCGTGGGCGGCTACCTGCAGGCCATCCTGGGCACGCCCGAGGCCTACCAGCCGCTGCTCTGGCTGGGCTGCTACGTGGTCTTCGTGGGGCTCAACATCGCGGGCGCGGCCGCATCGTTTCGCACCACGCTCGTCATCACGCTGATGGCGCTCGGCATCTTGCTGGTGTTCTGGATGGGTGCTGCGCCCCTCGCGCGCGTCGAGCACGCCCTCGACATCCCCCCCGACCCGGCCGCCGCGTCGGGGTCGACGTTCCTTCCCGCAGGCGCCCTCGGGGTGCTGCGCGCGCTGCCGTTCGCGATGTGGTTCTTCCTCGCCATCGAGGAGCTGCCCCTCGCCGCCGAAGAGGCGATCGACCCCGTGCGCGACATGCCGCGCGCGCTGGGTTCGGGTCTGCTGACGCTGGTGGTGGCGGCCTTCCTCACGCTCGGCCTGAACAGCGCCATCGCGCCTGGCGCTGCGGCGCTCGCACAGACCCAGGAGCCCTTGCTGGTGGGCCTCCGCACCATCTTCGGGGCGGGCGCCTCGAGCAGCGTGCTGGCGCTGGTCGCCGTGGTGGGCCTGATGGCCAGCTTCCACGGCATCGTGTTCGCCTACGGGCGGCAGATCTACTCGCTCTCGCGCGCGGGCTACTTCCCGCGCGCGCTGTCGCTCACGCACCCCACGCGCCAGACGCCGCACGTGGCGCTGGTGGTCGGCGCGGCGCTGGGCTTCGCGGTAGCCTGCGTGATCCGCGCGCTCGGCACGGGCAGCCCCGTGGGCGCGGTGCTGCTCAACATGGCGGTGTTCGGGGCCGTGCTCTCCTACGTGCTGCAGATGCTCTCCTATGTGCTGCTGCGCACCAAGCACCCGCAGCTCCCGCGCCCCTACCGCAGCCCGCTCGGCCTGGCGGGCGCCGTGGTGGCGCTGCTGGTCAGCCTGCTCACGCTGGTCGCGCTCTTCGTGAGCGACCCCGTCTACCGCAAGGTCGTGCTGGGCGCGGCGGTCTGGTACGCGGCGGGGCTGCTGTACTTCGCGCTGTTCGCGCGTCACCGCCTGGTGCTGGCCCCCGAGGAGCTCGCGGCCCGTCAGCGCGAGCGCGACACGCCCTGA
- a CDS encoding TetR/AcrR family transcriptional regulator, with protein sequence MPEVDELRTPMQARAHKTRASLVTAAQAEFAERGYASTTAKSIAKRAGVSTGSFYQYFTDKDGVLRELANERAAVLRDTILREMRADLGPSTGLAPDMTRSAIVARLTGVVDAVVRHHREDTRFHAVVTERRLADAELDAAATAGERTLVERTAELLQRWGHSGDCLATAFVLFGMVEGSVHAHVLGHPIISDTRFRDTLVEAVLRLALPAAPTRV encoded by the coding sequence ATGCCCGAGGTCGACGAGCTCCGCACGCCCATGCAAGCCCGCGCGCACAAGACGCGCGCGTCTCTGGTGACCGCAGCACAGGCCGAGTTCGCAGAGCGGGGGTACGCGAGCACCACCGCCAAGTCCATCGCCAAGCGGGCGGGGGTCTCGACCGGCAGCTTCTACCAGTACTTCACCGACAAGGACGGGGTGCTGCGCGAGCTGGCGAACGAGCGCGCCGCCGTGCTGCGCGACACCATCCTCCGTGAGATGCGCGCCGATCTCGGGCCCAGCACGGGCCTTGCCCCGGACATGACCCGTAGCGCCATCGTCGCGCGCCTGACGGGGGTGGTCGACGCCGTCGTGCGCCACCACCGCGAAGACACGCGCTTCCACGCCGTGGTGACGGAGCGCCGACTGGCGGACGCAGAGCTGGACGCGGCCGCCACCGCCGGCGAGCGCACGCTGGTCGAGCGCACCGCCGAGCTGCTGCAACGCTGGGGTCACTCGGGAGACTGCCTCGCGACGGCTTTCGTGCTTTTCGGCATGGTCGAGGGCTCCGTCCACGCGCACGTGCTGGGACATCCTATCATCAGCGATACGCGGTTCCGGGACACGCTGGTGGAGGCCGTCCTGCGACTGGCCCTGCCCGCCGCGCCGACGCGCGTCTGA
- a CDS encoding MBL fold metallo-hydrolase: MASKHKRLPTNVPGDFFVDSGCIDCGTCRWVAFGTFDGKNDQSYVREQPQGEQLAAALRAVVACPTGSIGTLEKHDLQPAIESFPLPIDPSEDTGVYHLGFHSRDSFGAASYLIVRERGNVMIDSPRFNKGLVERVQALGGVQTMFLTHRDDVADHDRYAAAFGATRILHKRDLRPHTRSVENLIEIAEPTPLDDELLMIPVPGHTQGSMCLLYKGRYLFAGDHLAWDILRKRLFSFKNACWYDWGQQITSTEALRAHAWEWVLPGHGPRGKASPEAMQQALEGCIAWMRKVA; the protein is encoded by the coding sequence ATGGCCTCGAAGCACAAACGCCTGCCCACCAACGTGCCCGGCGACTTCTTCGTGGACAGCGGCTGCATCGACTGCGGCACCTGCCGCTGGGTGGCGTTCGGCACCTTCGACGGCAAGAACGACCAGAGCTACGTGCGCGAGCAACCGCAGGGAGAACAGCTGGCGGCGGCCCTGCGCGCCGTGGTGGCGTGCCCCACGGGCAGCATCGGCACGCTCGAGAAGCACGACCTGCAGCCGGCCATCGAGAGCTTCCCCCTGCCCATCGACCCGAGCGAGGACACGGGCGTCTACCACCTCGGCTTCCACAGCCGCGACAGCTTCGGCGCGGCCAGCTACCTGATCGTGCGCGAGCGCGGCAACGTGATGATCGACTCGCCGCGCTTCAACAAGGGACTGGTGGAGCGCGTGCAGGCGCTGGGTGGCGTGCAGACCATGTTCCTCACGCACCGCGACGACGTGGCGGATCACGATCGCTACGCGGCGGCCTTCGGCGCCACGCGCATCCTGCACAAGCGCGACCTGCGCCCGCACACGCGCAGCGTGGAGAACCTGATCGAGATCGCGGAGCCCACGCCGCTCGACGACGAGCTGCTGATGATCCCCGTGCCTGGCCACACGCAGGGCTCCATGTGCCTGCTGTACAAGGGGCGCTACCTGTTCGCGGGCGACCACCTGGCGTGGGACATCCTGCGCAAGCGCCTGTTCAGCTTCAAGAACGCGTGCTGGTACGACTGGGGGCAGCAGATCACGTCCACCGAGGCGCTGCGCGCGCATGCATGGGAGTGGGTGCTCCCTGGGCACGGGCCACGCGGCAAGGCCAGCCCCGAGGCCATGCAGCAAGCGCTCGAGGGCTGCATCGCGTGGATGCGCAAGGTGGCCTGA
- a CDS encoding 6-phosphofructokinase: MNGTPKKGNHVRRVGIVFSGGPAPAANAVISAASISFMADGREVVGFFHGYSNLQDYHPLTHRLLPDEHYRVFTEKDLTGIRNQRGILIGTARANPGKDVETPADLDCPVKTARLRNIYNAMVDLEIDALISIGGDDTLKTANLLFEYQQHLPEAARRFQIVHLPKTIDNDYRGIDFTFGFFTAVDFMAKELQNLHADCLATSSYFIVETMGRKAGWLSYGVAIAGEAHMVLGVEDVDETLTENETVVDPETGASSVVARLSIDKLTDLVVDLILTRERRGQHYGTVVLAEGLAELLPDSTLRALPRDDHGHISLSAMDLGKLVATRVSDRYEARTGRRKKVSGVQLGYESRCAPPHAFDVMLGSQLGIGAYRALVEENLDGHMVSVCGQLDLQYVPFAELVNRETLRTDLRFIEVGSDFHRLARFLETRTDRILDWRPGRRVEPEPTSSE, encoded by the coding sequence ATGAACGGTACACCGAAGAAGGGCAACCACGTGCGCCGCGTCGGCATCGTCTTCTCGGGCGGCCCGGCGCCAGCGGCCAACGCGGTGATCTCGGCCGCGTCCATCTCGTTCATGGCCGACGGACGCGAGGTGGTGGGCTTCTTCCACGGGTACTCGAACCTGCAGGACTACCACCCGCTCACGCACCGGCTGCTGCCGGATGAGCACTACCGCGTGTTCACCGAGAAAGACCTGACGGGCATCCGCAACCAGCGCGGCATCCTGATCGGCACGGCACGCGCGAACCCGGGCAAGGACGTCGAGACCCCCGCGGACCTCGACTGCCCGGTGAAGACCGCGCGCCTGCGCAACATCTACAACGCGATGGTGGACCTCGAGATCGACGCCCTGATCTCGATCGGCGGCGACGACACGCTCAAGACGGCCAACCTGCTGTTCGAGTACCAGCAGCACCTGCCCGAAGCCGCGCGCCGCTTCCAGATCGTCCATCTGCCGAAGACCATCGACAACGACTACCGCGGCATCGACTTCACGTTCGGCTTCTTCACGGCCGTCGACTTCATGGCCAAGGAGCTCCAGAACCTGCACGCCGACTGCTTGGCCACGAGCAGCTACTTCATCGTCGAGACCATGGGGCGCAAGGCGGGTTGGCTCTCGTACGGGGTGGCCATCGCGGGTGAGGCGCACATGGTGCTCGGCGTCGAAGACGTGGACGAGACGCTGACCGAGAACGAGACTGTCGTGGACCCGGAGACCGGGGCGAGCAGCGTCGTCGCGCGCCTGTCGATCGACAAGCTGACCGACCTCGTGGTGGACCTGATCCTCACGCGCGAGCGCCGCGGCCAACACTACGGCACGGTGGTGCTGGCCGAGGGCCTGGCCGAGCTGCTTCCAGACAGTACGCTGCGCGCGCTGCCGCGCGACGACCATGGGCACATCTCACTGAGCGCGATGGACCTGGGCAAGCTGGTCGCCACGCGCGTCAGCGACCGCTACGAGGCGCGCACGGGTCGCCGCAAGAAGGTCAGCGGAGTACAGCTGGGCTACGAGTCGCGCTGCGCGCCCCCGCACGCGTTCGACGTGATGCTGGGCAGCCAGCTGGGCATCGGCGCCTACCGCGCGCTGGTGGAAGAGAACCTCGACGGGCACATGGTGAGCGTGTGCGGCCAGCTGGATCTGCAGTACGTGCCGTTCGCCGAGCTGGTCAACCGCGAGACCCTGCGCACCGATCTGCGCTTCATCGAGGTGGGCAGCGACTTCCACCGCCTGGCGCGTTTCCTCGAGACGCGCACGGACCGCATCCTCGACTGGCGCCCAGGTCGACGCGTCGAGCCCGAGCCCACCAGCTCGGAGTGA
- a CDS encoding patatin-like phospholipase family protein, producing MSRSVTLHEWLAEAPFTLGMSSGFFGFFAHAGVLAALEERGLAPSAVAGSSAGALVTGAWAGGVCSEELRDTLLSLRRPDFWDPAPGAGLLRGQLFRDRLDALLRHKTFEACRVPASLVVHDVFARRALPVSSGDLAAAIHASCAVPGMFHPVRVQGRLMVDGGVTDRAGLCGVPEDRRVLYHHLASRSPWRRPGSPALRVPTRANLVALVVPDLPRLSPFRLGEAQVAYERALATTRRRLDQPLPEDAG from the coding sequence ATGTCGCGCTCCGTCACGCTGCACGAGTGGCTCGCCGAGGCCCCCTTCACGCTGGGCATGAGCTCGGGCTTCTTCGGCTTCTTCGCGCATGCGGGGGTGCTCGCGGCGCTCGAGGAGCGGGGACTCGCCCCCAGCGCGGTGGCGGGCTCGAGCGCGGGCGCGCTGGTCACGGGCGCTTGGGCCGGTGGGGTGTGCAGCGAGGAGCTGCGCGACACGCTGCTGAGCCTGCGGCGCCCGGACTTCTGGGACCCGGCGCCCGGCGCGGGGCTGCTGCGAGGGCAGCTGTTCCGCGACCGGCTGGACGCGCTGCTCCGGCACAAGACCTTCGAGGCCTGCCGGGTCCCCGCCAGCCTGGTGGTGCACGACGTCTTCGCCCGCCGCGCCCTGCCCGTGTCCTCGGGAGACCTGGCGGCCGCCATCCACGCCTCCTGCGCCGTCCCGGGCATGTTCCACCCCGTGCGGGTGCAGGGCCGCCTGATGGTCGACGGTGGCGTGACCGACCGTGCAGGCCTGTGTGGGGTGCCAGAGGACCGGCGCGTGCTCTACCACCACCTGGCCTCACGCTCCCCGTGGCGACGACCGGGCAGCCCTGCGCTGCGCGTCCCGACACGCGCCAACCTGGTCGCGCTGGTGGTTCCGGACCTGCCGCGCCTGAGCCCCTTTCGCCTCGGCGAGGCCCAGGTGGCGTACGAGCGAGCGCTGGCCACCACCCGGCGACGGCTGGACCAGCCTCTTCCCGAGGATGCCGGTTGA
- a CDS encoding protein kinase codes for MTEPLPAAPDAHDDLSQTGVAVGDVLAGKYKVDQVLGAGGMGVVVRATHQILNSKVAMKFLLPEYVNNSGIVERFLREARAAVSIKNPHVAGVIDVGTLESGSPYIVMEYLQGRDLADVLEAEVYVRDVARAAKFILQACEGLAAAHANGIVHRDIKPGNLFITNASDGTEQVKVLDFGISKSGTELNNLTRTGAVMGSPMYMSPEQMRSTRNVDARSDVWSLGVVAFELLTGRLPYEAETMTELVAMVLEHDPPRTRDLRPDIPAALDDAVAGALTKNPDNRYADVADFANDIAIAVGDPSLHEQAQRIRRIVSRGVADMTGSQQISSSTGMPLARSHIRTRPDEEKKRKVLLGVAALAALLVAGGLGAYFASSRNAPAPEAQVTPAESPMEVPLPTVPAVEAVGAAATAEVPAVEPAPPAVEVEPAVAEATPNETADTEEADGEHHRSSSSSSSSSSRSSSRSSSSSRSAMTTTQAQTAPAATPPPTMTSPANLLLDRN; via the coding sequence ATGACCGAACCACTGCCCGCTGCTCCCGACGCCCATGACGACCTGAGCCAGACCGGCGTCGCGGTCGGTGATGTCCTCGCTGGCAAGTACAAGGTGGATCAAGTCCTCGGCGCCGGAGGCATGGGTGTCGTGGTGCGCGCCACGCACCAGATCCTGAACAGCAAGGTCGCGATGAAGTTCTTGCTGCCCGAGTACGTGAACAACTCGGGCATCGTCGAGCGCTTCCTGCGCGAGGCGCGCGCGGCCGTGTCCATCAAGAACCCGCATGTGGCAGGCGTCATCGACGTAGGCACGCTCGAGAGCGGCTCGCCCTACATCGTGATGGAGTATCTGCAGGGGCGCGACCTGGCCGACGTGCTCGAAGCCGAGGTCTACGTGCGCGACGTGGCGCGCGCGGCCAAGTTCATCCTGCAGGCCTGTGAAGGCCTCGCCGCGGCGCACGCCAACGGCATCGTCCACCGCGACATCAAGCCGGGCAACCTGTTCATCACCAACGCGTCCGACGGAACGGAGCAGGTGAAGGTGCTCGACTTCGGCATCTCCAAGTCCGGCACCGAGCTGAACAACCTCACGCGCACGGGCGCGGTCATGGGCTCCCCCATGTACATGTCGCCCGAGCAGATGCGCAGCACGCGCAACGTGGACGCCCGGTCCGACGTGTGGTCCCTCGGGGTGGTCGCGTTCGAGCTGCTCACGGGTCGCCTCCCCTACGAGGCCGAGACGATGACCGAGCTGGTCGCGATGGTGCTGGAGCACGACCCTCCGCGCACCCGGGATCTGCGGCCCGACATCCCGGCGGCGCTGGACGACGCCGTCGCGGGCGCGCTCACGAAGAACCCCGACAACCGCTACGCCGACGTCGCCGACTTCGCGAACGACATCGCCATCGCCGTGGGTGACCCCAGCCTCCACGAGCAAGCGCAGCGCATCCGTCGCATCGTGTCGCGCGGCGTCGCCGACATGACGGGCTCGCAGCAGATCTCGTCCAGCACGGGCATGCCGCTCGCGCGCTCGCACATCCGCACGCGCCCCGACGAAGAAAAGAAGCGCAAGGTGCTGCTGGGCGTGGCCGCGCTGGCCGCGCTGCTCGTGGCGGGTGGGCTCGGCGCCTACTTCGCCAGCTCGCGCAACGCGCCGGCCCCCGAGGCCCAGGTCACCCCCGCCGAGAGCCCCATGGAGGTCCCGCTCCCCACGGTGCCCGCCGTCGAAGCCGTGGGTGCTGCCGCCACGGCCGAGGTACCCGCGGTCGAGCCTGCGCCTCCCGCGGTCGAGGTCGAGCCCGCCGTGGCCGAAGCGACGCCCAACGAGACCGCCGACACCGAGGAAGCGGACGGCGAGCACCACCGCTCGAGCTCGTCCTCGTCGTCCAGCAGCTCACGCAGCAGCAGCCGCTCCAGCAGCTCCAGCCGAAGCGCGATGACCACCACGCAGGCGCAGACAGCCCCAGCCGCCACCCCGCCGCCAACCATGACCAGCCCGGCGAACCTGCTGCTCGACCGCAACTGA
- a CDS encoding cytochrome c, whose protein sequence is MAFLAYHTYRSRSGEDLYPVASEGPPRGRTLEQWGAYLYDAHGCAACHSIAGVRGVGGSLDRIMGQTRHFTDGSDGVVDTDYLRESIITPQRKVVMGFSGSMPRYDFRDDEVDALVAYLASI, encoded by the coding sequence TTGGCGTTTCTGGCGTACCACACGTACCGCAGCCGCTCCGGCGAGGATCTCTACCCCGTGGCCAGCGAGGGGCCGCCACGCGGCCGCACGCTCGAGCAGTGGGGCGCCTACCTCTACGACGCCCACGGCTGCGCCGCGTGCCACAGCATCGCCGGGGTGCGCGGCGTGGGCGGCTCGCTGGACCGCATCATGGGCCAGACCCGACACTTCACCGACGGGTCCGACGGAGTGGTCGACACGGACTACCTCCGTGAGAGCATCATCACCCCCCAGCGTAAGGTCGTCATGGGCTTCTCGGGCTCCATGCCCCGCTACGACTTCCGCGACGACGAAGTCGACGCCCTCGTCGCGTACCTCGCCTCCATCTGA
- the rpsU gene encoding 30S ribosomal protein S21: MSASEAIQCRPVEVQVGDKGLERAVKHLKRKMASEGILRELKRRRHYMKPSVKARKKAAEASRRRRKRVKMEG; this comes from the coding sequence ATGTCCGCAAGTGAGGCGATTCAGTGTAGGCCCGTCGAGGTCCAGGTGGGCGACAAGGGGCTCGAGCGCGCCGTCAAGCACCTCAAGCGCAAGATGGCGTCCGAGGGCATCCTGCGTGAGCTCAAGCGCCGCCGGCACTACATGAAGCCGTCCGTGAAGGCGCGTAAGAAGGCCGCCGAGGCCAGCCGCCGCCGCCGCAAGCGCGTCAAGATGGAGGGCTGA